The following coding sequences lie in one Chloroflexota bacterium genomic window:
- a CDS encoding 4Fe-4S dicluster domain-containing protein has translation MAKRYGLVIDLDRCTGCQTCNVACKMEHNLDGFSGIRVDTVGGPHRDTPAGEYPNLSMYYLPVLCMHCSQPPCLPSCPTEAIYQRKDGIVLIDEEKCNGCQECLEACPYGVLVYDTQKNKAWKCNLCAHRVDEGLEPFCVLCCETEAMFFGDISDPSAQLSQLARKRKAYALQPESGAEPAVRYCPPRPRLR, from the coding sequence ATGGCCAAGAGATATGGGTTAGTTATCGACCTGGACAGATGCACGGGATGTCAGACCTGCAACGTGGCCTGCAAGATGGAGCACAATCTGGATGGGTTTTCTGGAATCAGGGTGGACACCGTAGGCGGGCCTCACCGAGATACGCCCGCTGGTGAGTACCCCAACCTGAGCATGTATTATCTTCCTGTACTCTGCATGCACTGCAGTCAGCCGCCTTGCCTACCGTCGTGCCCTACCGAAGCCATATACCAGCGCAAAGATGGGATAGTGCTCATAGACGAAGAGAAGTGCAATGGCTGCCAGGAGTGTCTTGAGGCATGTCCCTACGGCGTGCTGGTGTACGATACCCAGAAGAACAAGGCGTGGAAGTGCAACCTTTGCGCTCATCGGGTTGATGAGGGGCTGGAGCCTTTCTGCGTCCTCTGCTGCGAAACGGAGGCCATGTTCTTTGGTGACATTAGCGACCCTTCAGCTCAGCTTTCACAACTAGCAAGAAAAAGGAAGGCTTACGCACTGCAACCGGAATCCGGGGCGGAACCAGCGGTCCGCTACTGCCCACCCAGACCCCGCCTCCGGTAG
- a CDS encoding rubrerythrin family protein: MSKSIKGTQTERNLLAAFAGESQARNRYTYFASAARKEGLEQIASIFVETADNEKEHAKVFLQYLEGGDVEIVAAYPAGVIKDSKSNLEAAAAGENMEWTTIYADFSKVALEEGFPEIANSFEQIAKVEKFHESRYRKLVSNLTKGEVFKKKTPVKWHCTNCGYVHEGTEAPKQCPACNHPQAFYELLAENY; the protein is encoded by the coding sequence ATGAGTAAATCCATCAAAGGCACGCAAACAGAAAGAAACCTTCTGGCTGCCTTTGCCGGCGAATCACAGGCAAGAAACCGCTACACGTATTTTGCCAGCGCTGCCAGAAAAGAGGGGCTGGAGCAGATCGCCAGCATATTCGTAGAGACAGCAGACAATGAGAAAGAACACGCTAAGGTGTTCCTCCAATATCTGGAAGGCGGAGACGTGGAAATAGTCGCTGCTTACCCAGCGGGAGTGATCAAGGATAGCAAATCAAACCTTGAAGCGGCGGCGGCTGGGGAAAACATGGAATGGACTACCATATATGCCGACTTCTCTAAGGTTGCGCTCGAAGAGGGCTTTCCCGAGATTGCCAATTCCTTTGAGCAGATTGCGAAGGTAGAGAAGTTCCACGAGTCAAGATACAGAAAACTGGTCAGCAACCTGACCAAAGGCGAGGTATTCAAGAAGAAGACGCCGGTCAAATGGCACTGCACCAACTGTGGCTACGTACATGAGGGCACGGAAGCCCCCAAGCAGTGTCCCGCCTGCAATCATCCGCAGGCATTCTATGAGTTACTGGCGGAGAATTACTGA
- a CDS encoding acyl-CoA thioesterase, with amino-acid sequence MEGRTVQHSAITMSQLILPEQGGRAGFAHGGEIMKLMDMAAGAAALRHAHTDLVTARVEGINFYRPIKIWNLVTINAFLTFVGRSSMEVRVDVFCEDVVKEDRVHALSAYFIMVAIDDKGTPTEVPPLILRSKKEKDLWEKGKRRYETCKQDLMPEDSDFKVCREEPILLD; translated from the coding sequence ATGGAAGGACGAACCGTTCAACATTCTGCGATAACCATGTCGCAGCTCATCCTGCCTGAGCAGGGGGGACGCGCTGGCTTTGCTCACGGTGGTGAGATCATGAAGCTGATGGACATGGCTGCGGGTGCAGCAGCGTTGCGGCATGCTCACACCGATCTGGTGACCGCGCGCGTAGAAGGCATTAACTTCTATCGCCCCATCAAGATCTGGAATCTGGTGACCATTAATGCGTTCCTCACCTTCGTTGGGCGGTCCAGCATGGAGGTGCGGGTTGACGTCTTCTGTGAGGACGTGGTCAAGGAAGACAGGGTTCATGCCCTGAGCGCCTACTTCATCATGGTGGCAATAGATGACAAGGGCACGCCGACTGAGGTCCCACCATTGATACTGAGGTCGAAAAAGGAAAAGGATCTGTGGGAGAAGGGTAAGCGGAGATACGAGACGTGTAAGCAGGACCTGATGCCTGAAGACAGTGATTTCAAGGTATGCCGCGAGGAACCAATACTGCTGGATTAG
- a CDS encoding dehydrogenase translates to MKPTEELVRTVCHTGCGMACGLLAHVKDGVLTKIEPADFPDPRYRHICARGLATMKLVYHPERLKYPLKRLGERGEGKWQRISWEEALETIATRLKEIGQQHGSRSLMWATSGMGALDMTYASFAGCCEGTFASLVGFGDSAGPCGDLASFGNLWAEGYLVNFEKPALCVIWGSNPVETQPFGIRRIRDARENGARMVVIDPRFTATAAKADEYIPIRTGTDGALALGMMHVVLGKGLHDPSFIKDYTVGPFLVNNRTGLYVRESDVVSGGSSEKYTVWDTAAGEARAHDAPGVIPALTGGYRVGNIDCRPSFELLVEAVRGYPPEKVSEITGVPAATIKRLALDYAQHRPVASYRGMGMQRTFHGDLAFRAVNTLAAITGNLHLVGSRLFVYETYASLYGIRGCKFVPILNLYNAIAKGDPYPIKALWVAKHNMVNQLPNANLITRELLPQLDFIVVADLFMNASAQYADIVLPACTFFEQSDLILPCIGVPGAPNYFQLQNKVIEPLYECKPDPEILKELARRMGLGDYFEKSAEQVIELMLSSGYAAEAGITVERLKKGPVQAKASNVPIFFTPSGRMEFYSEKLVELGQQLPCYLEPLESVRSPLANKYPLTFLTTHTRYRTHSTLANVGWLTELDPEPVLEINPVDAKARDIQDGDIVCAFNDRGKMKLKARVHQGISPGVVNVTQGWWPEHFLEGNHQDLTHSVINPAQEIIYEPNSALYDVLVEIEKVRRD, encoded by the coding sequence ATGAAGCCGACTGAGGAACTAGTTCGTACCGTGTGCCATACTGGGTGTGGCATGGCTTGTGGTCTGCTAGCTCATGTCAAAGACGGGGTGCTCACCAAGATCGAGCCAGCCGACTTTCCTGATCCCAGGTATCGCCACATCTGCGCCAGAGGGCTAGCCACCATGAAGCTAGTCTACCACCCAGAGAGGCTGAAGTATCCCCTGAAGCGCCTGGGGGAAAGGGGGGAGGGGAAATGGCAGCGCATCTCCTGGGAGGAAGCCCTGGAAACCATAGCCACCAGACTGAAGGAGATTGGACAACAGCATGGCTCGCGCTCCTTGATGTGGGCTACCAGCGGGATGGGAGCCCTCGATATGACCTATGCTAGCTTTGCGGGATGCTGTGAGGGTACTTTTGCCAGCCTGGTAGGCTTCGGGGATTCCGCTGGCCCTTGTGGTGACCTGGCCAGCTTTGGCAACCTCTGGGCAGAGGGATATCTGGTCAACTTTGAGAAACCTGCCCTGTGCGTCATTTGGGGCAGCAATCCGGTCGAAACCCAGCCCTTTGGCATACGCAGAATCAGAGACGCTAGAGAAAACGGAGCCCGAATGGTGGTCATTGACCCCCGCTTCACCGCCACTGCCGCCAAGGCGGATGAGTACATACCTATAAGGACGGGGACTGATGGTGCTCTAGCCCTGGGTATGATGCACGTTGTTCTGGGAAAGGGGCTTCATGATCCATCGTTCATCAAGGACTACACGGTGGGCCCCTTTCTGGTGAATAACCGGACTGGTCTCTATGTGAGGGAAAGCGATGTCGTTTCGGGTGGTTCTAGCGAAAAGTACACGGTGTGGGACACTGCGGCCGGCGAGGCTCGTGCCCACGATGCGCCGGGGGTGATCCCAGCTCTCACGGGTGGTTACAGGGTAGGCAATATTGACTGCCGTCCTTCCTTTGAATTGCTCGTTGAGGCGGTGCGCGGTTACCCGCCCGAGAAGGTTTCAGAGATAACGGGTGTTCCTGCGGCTACCATCAAGAGACTGGCTTTGGACTACGCTCAACACCGGCCGGTGGCTTCCTATAGAGGCATGGGGATGCAGAGGACTTTTCACGGTGACCTAGCCTTCCGTGCCGTAAATACGCTGGCAGCGATTACTGGCAACCTCCATCTGGTAGGCTCGCGATTGTTTGTTTACGAAACATACGCCAGCCTTTATGGGATCCGTGGTTGCAAGTTTGTTCCTATTCTGAACTTATACAATGCTATTGCCAAAGGCGATCCCTATCCCATAAAAGCCCTGTGGGTTGCCAAGCACAATATGGTAAACCAGCTTCCCAATGCCAATTTGATCACCCGGGAACTCCTGCCACAGCTCGACTTCATCGTGGTGGCTGACCTCTTTATGAACGCCAGCGCTCAGTATGCCGACATTGTTCTGCCAGCTTGCACCTTCTTTGAGCAGAGCGATTTGATACTGCCGTGTATCGGTGTGCCAGGCGCTCCCAACTATTTCCAGCTGCAGAACAAAGTCATAGAGCCACTTTACGAGTGCAAGCCAGACCCGGAAATACTGAAGGAACTGGCGCGCAGAATGGGTCTGGGGGACTACTTTGAGAAGAGTGCAGAGCAGGTCATCGAGTTGATGCTGTCTTCCGGATATGCTGCTGAGGCGGGAATAACCGTGGAAAGGTTGAAGAAGGGTCCGGTGCAGGCAAAGGCCAGCAACGTGCCCATCTTCTTCACTCCGTCGGGTAGGATGGAATTCTACTCTGAAAAACTGGTGGAACTGGGGCAGCAGCTACCCTGTTACCTGGAACCCCTGGAGAGTGTCCGAAGTCCGCTGGCAAACAAGTACCCCCTGACCTTTCTAACCACCCACACCCGCTACCGTACCCACTCCACGCTGGCCAATGTGGGCTGGCTGACAGAACTGGACCCTGAGCCTGTCCTGGAGATTAACCCCGTTGATGCTAAGGCAAGAGATATCCAGGACGGAGACATAGTCTGTGCCTTTAACGATCGGGGCAAGATGAAACTCAAAGCCAGAGTTCACCAGGGGATAAGCCCTGGCGTGGTCAACGTCACTCAGGGATGGTGGCCAGAACACTTCCTTGAGGGCAATCACCAGGACTTGACTCACTCAGTCATCAACCCGGCCCAAGAAATCATCTACGAGCCAAACTCCGCCTTGTATGATGTCCTGGTGGAAATAGAGAAGGTCAGGAGGGACTAG
- a CDS encoding peptidase MA domain-containing protein, which produces MLNRANVAEAKAREARQRREMRPPKSQVTRVLVCILLAVLVTVPFAVTTRHSASAVSDITLSSSVQISFPTSMTFKVKAQSDVDIVQLRLHYTVDRRNYADVTSEGWAQFNPATSVNAQWVWDMRKSSLPPGAQVEYWWTAQNAAGKSAETSRSTVFFDDTRYDWQSITVEPVTLLWYRGSTSFADALMTAAQQGLQRIKDDTGATPQGHVRIYIYASTRDLQGARLFPQQWEGGVTFQGFGIIAIGISPSELSWGQRAVRHELTHWVVGQITFNEYGAGLPIWLSEGLATYGEGTLSPDYQAALNRAIKNNQLISVRSLSSPFSAIPEQAYISYGQSNSIVTFLVQTYGKDKMVQLLNIFRQGSGYDEALEQVYGFDQDGLDALWRQSLGVSEAFSLQRELELAATAG; this is translated from the coding sequence ATGCTAAATAGGGCGAATGTAGCAGAGGCGAAAGCCAGAGAAGCCCGTCAGAGAAGGGAAATGAGACCTCCGAAATCGCAGGTAACCAGGGTCTTAGTCTGTATACTGCTGGCGGTGTTGGTTACGGTACCCTTTGCAGTGACCACGCGTCACTCAGCATCGGCGGTATCTGATATCACCTTAAGCAGCTCAGTTCAGATTTCATTTCCCACCTCCATGACATTCAAGGTAAAAGCACAAAGCGACGTTGATATCGTGCAACTCAGGTTGCATTACACAGTTGACCGTCGGAATTACGCCGACGTTACCAGCGAGGGCTGGGCTCAGTTCAATCCAGCAACCTCGGTGAATGCTCAATGGGTGTGGGATATGAGGAAGAGCAGCCTTCCACCAGGAGCACAGGTAGAGTACTGGTGGACGGCTCAAAATGCAGCAGGCAAGAGCGCGGAGACCAGCCGCTCCACCGTTTTCTTTGATGACACTAGATATGACTGGCAATCGATTACTGTGGAACCAGTCACTTTGTTGTGGTATCGCGGTTCCACTTCTTTCGCCGACGCGCTTATGACTGCTGCCCAGCAGGGGTTGCAAAGGATTAAGGATGACACTGGCGCCACACCTCAGGGTCACGTCCGTATCTACATATATGCCAGTACCCGAGACCTGCAGGGCGCCAGGCTTTTCCCCCAGCAATGGGAAGGGGGTGTGACCTTCCAGGGGTTTGGTATCATTGCCATTGGTATATCGCCAAGCGAGTTATCCTGGGGCCAGAGGGCTGTTCGTCACGAATTGACCCACTGGGTTGTGGGCCAGATAACCTTCAATGAATATGGTGCCGGGTTGCCAATCTGGCTGAGTGAAGGCCTGGCGACGTATGGCGAAGGCACCTTATCTCCCGATTACCAGGCGGCGCTTAATCGTGCAATCAAGAACAACCAGTTGATCTCTGTCCGCAGCCTGTCTAGCCCTTTCTCGGCGATACCAGAACAGGCCTACATTTCATATGGTCAAAGCAACAGCATTGTGACGTTCCTCGTCCAAACCTATGGGAAGGACAAGATGGTCCAACTGCTGAACATATTCCGCCAGGGTAGCGGGTATGACGAAGCGCTTGAGCAGGTTTACGGCTTCGACCAGGACGGCCTGGATGCTTTGTGGCGGCAAAGCCTTGGCGTTAGTGAGGCTTTCTCTCTCCAGCGAGAGCTTGAACTGGCGGCAACGGCGGGGTAG
- a CDS encoding peptide ABC transporter substrate-binding protein, with the protein MGKKILLLTLCFLSLALTVTACGGTPAGGHGTLNLADSGPITLDPAVAAEFSSAMYIVQIFSGLVRLDENLQIVPDIAERWEESADGKTFTFHLRQDVKFHNGKAVKASDFKYSWERALNPATNSLTAGTYLNDIVGAADVLSGKSTHLSGVKVIDEYAIQVTIDAPKTYFLQKMAFPTAFVVDKTNVQSGSAWWLHPNGTGPFKLKQWQQDQLLVLRRNDNYYGDKAKLKQVVFELFSGNSMQLYQEGSIDVSSVSSDYMGLVTDPSNPVSKELATYPELSLSYIGFNASAPPFDDVNIRLAFSHAVDKERLISLSAQNVVPTAYGILPPGMPGYDANLLGLRFDPQKARELVAASKYGKVSNLPPIVLTISGWGGDISGVLGGVIEEWRRNLGIEVNVRQLEPEPFLYALNQEKDELFSGGWIADYPDPQNFLDVLFHTAAQNNTGGYSNPQLDLLLGRASIEQDMNVRLKLYQDAEQIVVQDAAVLPLFFGRNYVLVKPYVKDYVLSPLGYPLLNKVSIQK; encoded by the coding sequence ATCGGCAAGAAAATCTTGCTGTTGACGCTGTGCTTCTTGTCACTGGCTCTAACGGTCACGGCCTGTGGCGGTACGCCTGCCGGTGGCCATGGGACATTGAACCTGGCTGATAGTGGGCCAATAACGCTGGACCCGGCTGTGGCCGCGGAATTCTCGTCCGCAATGTACATAGTCCAGATTTTCAGTGGACTGGTGCGGTTAGACGAAAACCTCCAAATAGTCCCGGACATCGCTGAGAGATGGGAGGAGAGTGCGGATGGTAAGACATTTACGTTCCACCTGCGTCAGGACGTGAAGTTCCACAATGGAAAGGCAGTCAAGGCAAGCGATTTCAAGTACTCCTGGGAACGGGCATTGAATCCGGCAACCAATTCCCTGACGGCGGGAACATATTTGAACGACATCGTGGGTGCAGCAGATGTATTGTCCGGAAAGTCCACGCACTTGAGTGGCGTCAAGGTCATTGATGAATACGCGATACAGGTCACAATCGATGCCCCGAAAACCTATTTCCTTCAGAAGATGGCCTTTCCCACCGCTTTCGTAGTAGATAAGACAAACGTTCAATCAGGTAGTGCTTGGTGGCTGCATCCCAACGGCACCGGGCCGTTCAAGCTCAAGCAATGGCAGCAGGATCAGCTCCTGGTCTTGCGGCGCAATGATAACTATTACGGAGACAAGGCCAAATTGAAGCAGGTCGTATTTGAGCTATTCAGCGGCAATTCAATGCAGTTATACCAGGAAGGAAGCATAGACGTATCCTCTGTCAGCTCAGATTATATGGGGCTGGTCACTGATCCCAGCAATCCTGTTTCGAAGGAACTCGCCACATATCCGGAGCTGAGCTTATCATATATAGGTTTTAACGCTTCCGCACCGCCTTTTGACGACGTGAACATCCGCTTGGCCTTCTCACATGCAGTGGACAAGGAAAGACTAATCTCACTTTCAGCTCAGAATGTGGTGCCCACCGCCTACGGCATCCTACCGCCCGGAATGCCCGGGTACGATGCGAACCTCCTGGGATTGAGATTTGACCCTCAGAAGGCGAGAGAGCTTGTTGCCGCCTCGAAATACGGCAAAGTTTCCAATTTGCCCCCTATTGTCCTGACCATTAGTGGTTGGGGAGGGGATATCTCAGGCGTACTTGGGGGAGTTATCGAGGAGTGGAGACGCAATCTGGGTATCGAGGTGAACGTGAGGCAACTGGAGCCAGAGCCTTTTCTTTATGCGCTCAACCAAGAGAAGGATGAGCTATTCAGTGGTGGTTGGATTGCCGATTATCCTGATCCACAGAACTTCCTCGATGTGCTGTTTCACACGGCTGCACAAAACAACACTGGTGGTTACAGCAATCCCCAGTTAGACTTGCTTCTGGGTCGAGCATCAATCGAGCAGGATATGAATGTTCGCTTGAAGCTATATCAGGACGCCGAACAAATAGTAGTGCAGGATGCTGCCGTATTACCGCTGTTCTTTGGCCGCAATTACGTGTTGGTTAAGCCGTATGTAAAGGATTATGTGCTGAGTCCACTGGGATACCCTTTGTTAAACAAAGTGAGTATTCAGAAATAG